The Juglans regia cultivar Chandler chromosome 2, Walnut 2.0, whole genome shotgun sequence genome includes a window with the following:
- the LOC118347658 gene encoding uncharacterized protein LOC118347658 — translation MASYYMDGEALVWYQEALEGGQFRDWDTFARSLLIRFGPTAYDDPMEALTRLKQTGSIAIYQAQFEALSNRLRGLSDVHKLNCFLSGLKDEIRLPIRMFNPVSLSAAYTLAKIQEEYLASSKKTSKVGVDKISPMVGGSYSRGPYSGEGNSTKWQNPWGGTRKVSSIQMNEKRKKGLCYHCDEKWNPQHTCKNPRIYLMQVDEDLPEAEKEPVVVEITEDEIVGVAETSVEAPEISLAAITGTPTMSTMCLLGTLMGEPVVILVDSRSSHNFVESTLITRLKLPIDASSNLNVRVANGQSLRSGGVCKEVRLKVQGMVFQPSLHLLNPAGCDIVLGIQWLVTLDTITWNFSKLLMGFTYGGKSVELKGLKLNPSVIEDGHKLLKTTMAKSRGILLQIMAQEVKEQKEEVLDPEVTKLLAELGGVFKEPEGLPPPRKYDHKIVLNEGTQPIANRPYRYPANRPYRYPYYQKTEIEKIVAELLKSGVVRPSMSPFSSPVLLVRKADGSWRLCVDYRALNKETVKVKFLIPMIDELLDELAGSVVFSKLDLRSGYHQVRVAVDDIPKTAFQTHEGHYEFLIMPFGLTNAPATFQGLMNDVFKPFLKKFVLVFFYDILVYSRSRREHFNHLKQVLSLLEQNSLFAKRSKCMFGGRN, via the coding sequence ATGGCTTCCTATTATATGGATGGAGAAGCTCTTGTGTGGTACCAAGAGGCATTGGAAGGAGGTCAGTTTCGAGATTGGGATACCTTTGCAAGGTCTTTGCTAATTCGGTTTGGACCAACAGCTTATGATGACCCCATGGAGGCACTGACTCGTTTGAAACAAACAGGTTCTATAGCTATTTATCAAGCACAGTTTGAGGCCCTTTCTAATCGGTTAAGGGGATTATCCGATGTGCACAAGCTGAATTGTTTCCTAAGTGGGTTGAAAGATGAGATCCGTCTTCCTATCCGCATGTTCAACCCGGTTAGTTTAAGTGCTGCGTACACATTGgctaaaatacaagaagaatacCTTGCAAGTTCCAAGAAAACCAGCAAGGTGGGGGTAGATAAAATCAGTCCAATGGTAGGAGGAAGTTACAGCCGTGGACCATATTCGGGGGAAGGAAACAGCACTAAATGGCAAAACCCGTGGGGGGGAACGAGGAAGGTTTCGTCCAttcaaatgaatgaaaagagaaaaaaagggttATGCTACCACTGTGATGAGAAATGGAACCCACAGCACACATGCAAGAATCCTAGAATCTACTTGATGCAAGTGGATGAAGATTTACCtgaagctgaaaaagaaccaGTAGTGGTAGAGATCACTGAAGATGAAATAGTAGGAGTGGCTGAGACTAGTGTGGAAGCACCTGAAATTTCTCTAGCAGCCATTACAGGAACACCCACCATGAGTACCATGTGTTTACTAGGAACTTTGATGGGAGAACCTGTCGTAATCTTAGTGGACTCGAGGAGCTCACATAACTTTGTGGAGTCCACTTTGATAACTAGGTTGAAGCTGCCTATTGATGCTTCCAGCAACTTGAATGTAAGGGTGGCCAATGGACAGAGTTTGAGGAGCGGTGGGGTATGCAAGGAAGTGAGGTTAAAAGTGCAAGGTATGGTGTTCCAACCTtctcttcatttattaaatCCTGCTGGTTGTGATATTGTGTTGGGCATTCAATGGCTGGTTACTTTAGACACTATAACGTGGAATTTTTCTAAGTTACTGATGGGTTTTACATATGGAGGAAAAAGTGTGGAATTGAAGGGGTTAAAATTAAACCCATCTGTGATAGAAGATGGACACAAGCTGCTCAAGACCACCATGGCTAAGAGTAGGGGAATTTTGTTACAAATCATGGCCCAAGAAGTAAAAGAGCAAAAAGAAGAAGTGTTAGATCCTGAAGTTACCAAACTGTTGGCTGAGTTGGGAGGGGTTTTTAAGGAACCTGAGGGGTTACCACCACCCAGAAAATATGACCATAAAATTGTCCTCAATGAGGGCACTCAACCCATTGCTAATAGGCCATACCGATACCCTGCTAATAGGCCATACCGATACCCTTATTACCAAAAAactgaaatagaaaagattgtTGCAGAGTTGTTAAAATCTGGAGTTGTAAGACCAAGTATGAGCCCTTTTTCATCTCCTGTTTTACTAGTAAGAAAGGCCGATGGGAGTTGGAGGCTTTGTGTGGATTACCGGGCACTTAATAAAGAAACCGTGAAGGTAAAATTTCTCATTCCTATGATTGATGAACTGTTGGATGAGTTGGCTGGTTCAGTAGTGTTTTCTAAGCTTGATTTAAGGTCCGGATACCACCAAGTGAGAGTGGCAGTGGATGACATTCCCAAAACAGCTTTTCAAACACATGAAGGGCATTACGAGTTCTTGATAATGCCCTTTGGTTTAACTAATGCCCCGGCCACGTTTCAAGGGTTGATGAATGATGTGTTCAAAccttttttgaagaaatttgtgcttgtttttttttatgatatattggTGTACAGCCGGTCTCGAAGGGAACATTTTAACCATTTGAAACAGGTGTTATCACTGCTGGAACAGAATTCATTGTTTGCTAAGAGGTCCAAGTGCATGTTTGGTGGGAGAAATTGA
- the LOC108998006 gene encoding uncharacterized protein LOC108998006 yields MTTSFTVFIVLQLLLTPVPLLLLGQALNPVRGNDNLIEIECHNAEVPSTCIQCLKSDRRSKNSDRVGIAVIMLNCLQNHAMTLSTNMSELASGTADLTMKNVFEDCGRGFSSAYKELSSATSSLEKRKYDKAEMLVNEALEFELKCHSKIGSYGDKIPKDVVYGMKLYEDLSEATNRIVERL; encoded by the coding sequence ATGACTACTTCCTTCACAGTTTTCATCGTTCTGCAACTTCTGCTAACTCCAGTCCCGCTACTGCTGCTTGGCCAAGCTCTTAATCCCGTTAGAGGCAACGACAACTTGATCGAAATCGAATGCCACAATGCGGAGGTACCATCCACATGCATCCAGTGTCTGAAATCCGACCGACGTTCCAAAAACTCAGACAGAGTAGGAATCGCGGTGATAATGTTGAACTGCCTGCAAAACCACGCAATGACCTTGTCAACAAACATGTCAGAGCTGGCTTCCGGAACCGCAGATCTAACCATGAAGAATGTGTTCGAAGATTGCGGCCGAGGTTTTTCATCTGCATATAAAGAGCTGTCTTCGGCGACCTCGAGTTTGGAGAAACGCAAGTACGACAAAGCTGAAATGTTGGTGAACGAAGCCCTCGAGTTCGAGCTGAAATGCCATTCGAAGATCGGAAGCTATGGGGATAAAATCCCGAAAGATGTTGTTTATGGGATGAAGCTTTACGAAGATCTTTCTGAGGCTACAAATAGGATAGTCGAACGACTTTAA